The Fibrobacter sp. UWP2 genomic sequence AATCGTCAGTTTCATGCTCTCTGCAACAACACGCCCCTTGCTTTCATCAATCAGCAAAAGACTCGGTTGTTTTTCATCTGCCAAGATAATCGCTTCACTTTCGCCCAGACCCAAACCAGTCGCTCGTTGCAATAGGGATACTCTTTCTGCGGAAAGTTCCGAATGAACTTCTAAAAACGGGCAATTCCTAAAATACTCTGCTTCTTCAGGGTATTCAGTATTACGAGTCAGTTCTTCAAATACAGCAAAAGGGATGTGAACGGAATTATATAGTTTATTCAAAACATCGATCCGTCCAATTTTGAACAGAGTCAGTAATGGTGTCGTGTCAGAGACAACTATCACTTAGACTCTCCACATGCAGCAAGGGCGTTTGCAATGTCACGCTCAAGTTCCGCTTCGTCCATGTCAATATACGGAATGCCCATAGAACCATACAACTGGATAAGAGACCACTTGTCCATTTCAAGGATCTCGGCGGCACGGCCATGCGAAATCGTCCCGTTCTGGATATAGGGGTACAGGAGCATCGCACGTTGCTTCAGCCACATGTCACGCTTATTTACATAAGGTTCCATCGCAGTCGTTATTTCAATTGTTGCGGTTTGCATATTCATACCTCATCTATAAATATACACTTTTTCAAACAAAAGACCAAATAAAGAAAACGCCCTTTCGCAAGGAAAGAGCGTTTTTAGAATCTTTTTGAGAGTATTTAGGCTTTTACCGTCGTGAAGCTGAATGCCTCTCCATCGGCGTCGTTGGCTTCGAGGCCATCGGCAGCGGCAGCCCACTTGATAGCGACTGCTTGCGTCTCGCCGGCGATGTAAGCCTCGTTCTCCGCGACTGCTTGCTTGAATACGTCGCTTGCAGAGAACAGCGTCACTTCGATTTTGTCGGTGATGGCGTAGTTCTGATCTTTACGGCGGTTCTGGATGCGGTTCACGAGTTCGCGGGCCACGCAGGCGCGGCGGAGTTCGTCCGTGATCTTGAGGTCCAGAGCCACGGTGAAGTGCTGGTTGGCTTCCACGGCCATGCCATCGGCCACGATGCGGTTGAGCATCAGGCAGTCGGCACCGACTTCACCGAAGTCGAACTTAATCGTCTCGCCATTCTGCAGAGCCTTGATTTCATCGACGCTCAGCGAATTCAGCTTGGCAGAAATCACCTTCATGTTCTTCGCGTAATCCGGGCCCTTCGCCTTGATAGCGAGGAAGTTCGGCTTGGCGGAGAGCTGCACGAGCTTCGTCTCGTCTTCCAGGAACTTCATTTCGCGAACGTTGAGTTCTTCGAGGATCAAGTCCTTCATGGTCTCAGCGACGTTCTTTTCTTCGGTGCCGTGAGCAACCACCGTCATGCTAGCAATCGGCATACGGTTCTTTACGTTGTTCGTAGCGCGAATCACGCGGCCCATTTCGACCATGCCACGCACCATGGCGATGCGTTCCACGAGCTTTTCGTCCATGAGGGACTTGTCGGCGCTGGGGAATTCGCAGAGGTGTACGCTCACCGGAGCATTGGCATCCACTTCGCGCACGAGAATCTGATAGATTTCTTCGGCGAGGAGCGGGAGGAACGGGGCGAGAATCTTGGAGAAGTCCACCAGCACCTTGTACATGGTAGCGTAGGCGGCGTTCTTGTCGCCATCGTTTTCGGACTTCCAGAAACGGCGACGGCTGCGGCGCACGTACCAGTTCGTGAGGTCATCGACCGCGGCAATCACGGCGGGCACCACGTTGTACAGGCGGTAAGCCTTCATTTCCACTTCAACCTTGGCGGCCAAATCCTGC encodes the following:
- a CDS encoding UPF0175 family protein, encoding MNMQTATIEITTAMEPYVNKRDMWLKQRAMLLYPYIQNGTISHGRAAEILEMDKWSLIQLYGSMGIPYIDMDEAELERDIANALAACGESK